Proteins co-encoded in one Enterobacter sp. R4-368 genomic window:
- the clpA gene encoding ATP-dependent Clp protease ATP-binding subunit ClpA, producing MLNQELELSLNMAFARAREHRHEFMTVEHLLLALLSNPSAREALEACSVDLVALRQELEAFIEQTTPVLPMSEEERDTQPTLSFQRVLQRAVFHVQSSGRSEVSGANVLVAIFSEQESQAAYLLRKHEVSRLDVVNFISHGTRKDEPGPSSDATGSSSGQVNSEEQAGGEERMENFTTNLNQLARVGGIDPLIGRGKELERAIQVLCRRRKNNPLLVGESGVGKTAIAEGLAWRIVQGDVPEVMADCTIYSLDIGSLLAGTKYRGDFEKRFKALLKQLEQDNNSILFIDEIHTIIGAGAASGGQVDAANLIKPLLSSGKIRVMGSTTYQEFSNIFEKDRALARRFQKIDITEPSVEETVQIINGLKPKYEAHHDVRYTAKAVRAAVELAVKYINDRHLPDKAIDVIDEAGARARLMPVSKRKKTVNVADIESVVARIARIPEKSVSQSDRDTLKNLGDRLKMLVFGQDKAIEALTEAIKMSRAGLGQDHKPVGSFLFAGPTGVGKTEVTVQLSKALGIELLRFDMSEYMERHTVSRLIGAPPGYVGFDQGGLLTDAVIKHPHAVLLLDEIEKAHPDVFNLLLQVMDNGTLTDNNGRKADFRNVVLVMTTNAGVRETERKSIGLIHQDNSTDAMEEIKKIFTPEFRNRLDNIIWFDHLSTEVIHQVVDKFIVELQVQLDQKGVSLEVSQEARDWLAEKGYDRAMGARPMARVIQDNLKKPLANELLFGSLVDGGQVTVTLNKEKNELEYGFQSAQKHKPEAAH from the coding sequence ATGCTCAATCAAGAACTGGAACTCAGTTTAAACATGGCTTTCGCCAGAGCGCGCGAGCACCGACATGAGTTTATGACCGTCGAGCACTTGTTACTGGCGCTGCTCAGTAACCCATCTGCCCGCGAAGCGCTGGAAGCGTGTTCAGTGGACCTGGTGGCGCTGCGGCAGGAACTCGAAGCCTTCATCGAACAAACCACACCCGTTCTACCCATGAGCGAAGAGGAGCGCGACACACAGCCGACGCTCAGCTTCCAGCGTGTTCTTCAGCGCGCGGTGTTTCACGTTCAGTCATCCGGGCGCAGTGAAGTGTCCGGCGCGAACGTGCTGGTTGCCATTTTTAGCGAGCAGGAGTCGCAAGCGGCTTATCTGCTGCGCAAACATGAAGTAAGCCGCCTTGACGTGGTGAACTTTATCTCTCACGGCACGCGTAAAGACGAGCCAGGCCCATCATCTGACGCCACTGGCAGCAGTAGCGGGCAGGTGAACAGCGAAGAGCAGGCAGGAGGGGAGGAACGTATGGAAAACTTCACCACCAACCTTAATCAGCTTGCTCGTGTGGGAGGAATCGACCCGCTGATTGGCCGTGGTAAAGAACTTGAACGTGCGATTCAGGTTCTGTGCCGCCGTCGTAAAAATAACCCGCTGCTGGTGGGTGAATCCGGCGTAGGTAAAACCGCCATCGCCGAAGGGCTGGCGTGGCGTATTGTGCAGGGCGACGTGCCAGAAGTGATGGCAGATTGCACAATTTACTCGCTGGATATCGGTTCACTGCTGGCCGGTACTAAATACCGTGGCGATTTCGAAAAACGTTTCAAGGCGTTGCTGAAACAACTTGAGCAGGACAATAACAGCATTCTGTTTATCGATGAGATCCATACCATCATCGGTGCAGGCGCTGCGTCTGGTGGGCAAGTGGATGCCGCAAACCTGATCAAGCCGCTGCTTTCCAGCGGTAAAATCCGCGTCATGGGTTCCACCACGTATCAGGAATTCAGCAATATCTTTGAAAAAGATCGTGCTCTGGCGCGTCGCTTCCAGAAAATTGATATCACTGAGCCGTCCGTCGAGGAAACGGTGCAGATTATCAATGGCCTGAAACCGAAATACGAAGCGCACCACGATGTACGTTATACCGCGAAAGCGGTGCGTGCGGCGGTAGAGCTGGCTGTGAAATACATCAATGATCGCCATCTGCCGGATAAAGCGATTGATGTTATCGACGAAGCGGGCGCGCGCGCGCGTCTGATGCCGGTAAGCAAGCGTAAGAAAACCGTTAACGTGGCGGATATCGAATCGGTGGTGGCCCGTATCGCGCGTATTCCTGAGAAGAGTGTTTCTCAGAGCGACCGCGATACGCTGAAAAATCTTGGCGATCGTCTGAAAATGCTGGTGTTCGGTCAGGATAAAGCCATTGAGGCATTAACCGAGGCCATCAAAATGAGCCGGGCAGGGCTGGGTCAAGACCATAAACCGGTCGGTTCCTTCCTGTTTGCTGGCCCAACCGGCGTGGGTAAAACCGAGGTGACAGTGCAGTTGTCAAAAGCGCTGGGCATTGAGCTGCTGCGTTTTGATATGTCCGAATATATGGAACGTCATACTGTCAGCCGTTTGATTGGTGCGCCTCCGGGCTATGTAGGTTTTGATCAGGGTGGTCTGTTGACCGACGCGGTGATCAAACATCCGCACGCGGTGCTGCTGCTTGATGAAATCGAAAAAGCGCATCCGGATGTCTTTAACTTGCTGTTGCAGGTGATGGACAACGGAACGCTGACCGATAACAACGGGCGCAAAGCTGATTTCCGCAACGTAGTGCTGGTGATGACCACCAACGCCGGGGTGCGTGAAACCGAGCGCAAATCCATTGGTCTTATCCACCAGGATAACAGCACCGATGCGATGGAAGAGATCAAAAAGATCTTTACGCCGGAGTTCCGCAACCGTCTGGACAACATTATCTGGTTCGATCACTTGTCGACTGAGGTGATCCATCAGGTTGTCGACAAGTTTATTGTCGAACTCCAGGTGCAGTTGGATCAGAAAGGCGTATCGCTGGAAGTCAGCCAGGAAGCTCGCGACTGGCTGGCTGAGAAAGGATACGACCGCGCAATGGGCGCTCGCCCGATGGCGCGTGTTATCCAGGACAACCTGAAAAAACCGCTGGCCAACGAACTGCTGTTCGGTTCGCTGGTTGATGGTGGCCAGGTCACGGTAACGCTGAATAAAGAGAAAAATGAGCTGGAGTATGGCTTCCAGAGTGCGCAGAAGCACAAACCGGAAGCAGCACATTAA
- the trxB gene encoding thioredoxin-disulfide reductase, giving the protein MGTAKHSKLLILGSGPAGYTAAVYAARANLQPVLITGMEKGGQLTTTTEVENWPGDPHDLTGPLLMERMHEHATKFDTEIIFDHINSVDLQNRPFRLTGDSGEYTCDALIIATGASARYLGLASEEAFKGRGVSACATCDGFFYRNQKVAVIGGGNTAVEEALYLANIASEVHLIHRRDTFRAEKILIKRLMDKVESGNIVLHTHRTLEEVTGDQMGVSGLRLRDTQNADNVESLEVAGLFVAIGHSPNTAIFEGQLALENGYIKVQSGIHGNATQTSVPGVFAAGDVMDHIYRQAITSAGTGCMAALDAERYLDGLAERK; this is encoded by the coding sequence ATGGGGACGGCCAAACACAGTAAGCTGCTTATCCTTGGTTCAGGCCCTGCCGGTTATACCGCTGCGGTCTATGCTGCGCGCGCAAACCTGCAACCCGTTCTGATTACCGGTATGGAAAAAGGCGGCCAGCTCACCACCACCACTGAAGTGGAAAACTGGCCGGGTGACCCGCACGATCTGACCGGGCCACTGCTGATGGAGCGCATGCATGAACATGCCACCAAATTTGATACCGAAATCATCTTCGATCACATCAACAGCGTGGATTTGCAAAATCGTCCGTTCCGCCTGACTGGCGACAGCGGCGAGTACACCTGCGACGCATTGATTATTGCCACTGGCGCGTCTGCGCGTTATTTGGGCCTGGCGTCTGAAGAAGCGTTCAAAGGCCGTGGCGTTTCCGCCTGCGCAACGTGTGACGGTTTCTTCTACCGCAACCAGAAAGTCGCGGTGATTGGCGGTGGTAACACCGCAGTGGAAGAAGCGCTGTATCTGGCAAATATTGCCTCTGAAGTGCATCTGATCCATCGCCGTGACACCTTCCGCGCGGAAAAAATCCTCATCAAACGCCTGATGGATAAAGTGGAAAGCGGCAATATTGTGCTGCACACCCACCGTACGCTGGAAGAGGTGACGGGCGATCAGATGGGCGTTAGTGGTCTTCGTCTGCGCGATACGCAGAATGCGGATAATGTCGAATCGCTGGAAGTTGCAGGTCTGTTTGTGGCTATCGGCCACAGCCCGAACACCGCTATCTTTGAAGGTCAACTGGCGCTGGAAAACGGCTACATCAAAGTGCAGTCCGGTATTCATGGTAACGCCACGCAAACCAGCGTTCCTGGCGTCTTTGCTGCTGGTGATGTCATGGATCATATTTACCGTCAGGCGATCACTTCTGCGGGTACAGGCTGTATGGCAGCGCTGGATGCAGAACGTTATCTCGACGGGCTGGCTGAACGTAAATAA
- the cydC gene encoding cysteine/glutathione ABC transporter ATP-binding protein/permease CydC, with amino-acid sequence MRALLPYLALYKRHKWMLMLGVILAVITLLASISLLTLSGWFLSACAVVGVAGIYSFNYMLPAAGVRGAAIIRTAGRYFERLVSHDATFRVLEHLRVSTFSKLLPLSPAGLARFRQGDLLNRVVADVDTLDHLYLRVISPLVGALVVIIVVILGLSVLDIPLALILGGIMLATLIILPPLFYRAGKPTGESLTALRGQYRQQLTSWLQGQAELTIFGASQRYRAQLENTELSWHDAQRRQSDLSAVSQAVMLLISGTSVLVMLWFASADIGGNTQPGALIALFVFCALAAFEALAPVTGAFQHLGQVIASAIRITQVTVTECQPEVTFPQNSVITPTDVAVQFDAMTFNYPGQPQRALDSISLSIAAGEHVAMLGRTGCGKSTLLQLLTRAWDPQQGEIRLNDQPLASFAEADLRKLISMVPQRVHLFSATLRDNLLLASPQASDDTLSAMLTRVGLEKLLEDNGLNAWLGEGGRQLSGGELRRLAIARALLHDAPLVLLDEPTEGLDAATESQILELLGDVMKGKTLLMVTHRLRGLARCDRIIVMDNGQIIEQGNHAALMAKQGRYYQFKQRL; translated from the coding sequence ATGCGCGCCTTACTGCCTTATCTCGCACTGTATAAACGCCACAAGTGGATGTTGATGCTCGGGGTTATCCTCGCCGTTATCACTTTGCTTGCCAGCATTAGCCTGTTGACGCTCTCCGGCTGGTTCCTCTCTGCGTGCGCTGTGGTTGGCGTCGCGGGCATCTACAGTTTTAACTATATGCTGCCCGCCGCCGGTGTGCGTGGCGCAGCGATTATTCGTACGGCCGGGCGCTATTTTGAACGGCTGGTCAGCCATGATGCGACGTTTCGCGTACTGGAACATTTGCGCGTTTCGACATTCAGTAAACTGCTCCCCCTCTCCCCTGCCGGACTGGCGCGTTTTCGCCAGGGCGACCTACTGAACCGCGTCGTCGCCGATGTCGACACGCTCGATCATCTTTACCTGCGCGTCATCTCCCCGCTGGTTGGTGCACTGGTGGTGATCATTGTTGTCATCCTGGGTTTAAGCGTACTGGACATACCGCTGGCGCTGATCTTGGGCGGTATCATGCTGGCAACCTTGATTATCCTGCCGCCGTTATTTTACCGCGCGGGCAAGCCGACCGGCGAAAGTCTGACTGCCCTGCGCGGGCAGTATCGCCAGCAATTAACCAGCTGGCTGCAAGGCCAGGCGGAATTAACCATTTTTGGTGCCAGCCAGCGATATCGTGCGCAGTTAGAAAACACCGAACTTAGCTGGCATGACGCCCAGCGCCGTCAATCCGATCTAAGTGCAGTCTCGCAGGCCGTGATGCTGCTCATCAGCGGCACTTCAGTGTTGGTTATGCTGTGGTTTGCTTCCGCCGATATTGGCGGTAACACGCAGCCCGGCGCGTTGATTGCGCTGTTTGTATTCTGTGCGCTTGCGGCTTTCGAAGCGCTGGCTCCGGTCACCGGTGCATTCCAGCACCTGGGGCAGGTTATCGCTTCCGCCATACGTATTACGCAGGTAACGGTAACGGAATGCCAGCCGGAAGTGACGTTCCCGCAAAATAGTGTCATCACGCCAACAGATGTCGCCGTGCAATTCGATGCCATGACATTTAACTACCCAGGCCAACCGCAGCGTGCGCTGGACTCAATTTCTTTATCGATTGCCGCCGGAGAACATGTCGCGATGCTTGGCCGAACCGGGTGCGGCAAATCCACGTTATTGCAATTACTGACGCGCGCATGGGATCCGCAGCAAGGAGAGATTCGTCTCAATGACCAGCCGCTGGCAAGCTTTGCGGAAGCTGATTTACGCAAACTTATCAGTATGGTGCCACAGCGTGTTCATCTGTTTAGCGCGACGCTGCGTGATAACTTATTGCTGGCCTCACCGCAGGCCAGTGACGATACCCTGAGTGCGATGCTAACCCGCGTCGGGCTGGAAAAACTGCTTGAGGATAATGGACTCAACGCCTGGCTTGGTGAAGGTGGACGCCAGCTCTCCGGTGGTGAACTACGCCGTCTGGCGATTGCGCGCGCATTATTGCATGATGCACCGCTGGTGCTTCTGGACGAACCGACCGAAGGTCTGGATGCTGCTACAGAGAGCCAAATTCTTGAATTACTGGGTGATGTGATGAAAGGCAAAACGCTGCTGATGGTCACACACCGTCTGCGTGGACTGGCGCGTTGCGATCGGATAATTGTGATGGACAACGGGCAAATAATTGAGCAAGGTAATCACGCAGCGTTAATGGCGAAACAGGGTCGGTACTACCAGTTTAAGCAGCGTCTGTAG
- a CDS encoding RES domain-containing protein: MIFYRLVTRRYASEAWTGSGANLYGGRWNHKGHPAVYVASSVSLAALEMLVHMHSDAVMNQYGLFSIEIPDKEIEYLDKQWLPPDWQENPAPLSTMDLGTAWLEANSAVALVLPSCVVPLENNAILNPNHPAFNKLLKTVKALPFFFDPRLAHP; this comes from the coding sequence GTGATCTTTTATCGACTGGTAACGCGCCGCTACGCCAGCGAAGCCTGGACAGGCAGCGGTGCAAATCTTTATGGCGGTCGCTGGAATCACAAAGGTCACCCGGCGGTTTACGTCGCCTCATCCGTTTCGCTTGCCGCACTCGAAATGCTGGTGCATATGCACAGTGACGCGGTTATGAACCAGTATGGACTGTTCAGTATTGAGATCCCTGACAAGGAGATTGAATATCTGGATAAGCAATGGTTACCGCCAGACTGGCAGGAAAACCCGGCGCCGCTTTCGACCATGGATTTAGGTACCGCCTGGCTGGAAGCCAACAGCGCCGTCGCGCTGGTGCTGCCGTCATGCGTTGTTCCGCTTGAGAATAATGCAATTCTGAACCCGAATCACCCCGCTTTTAATAAGCTGTTAAAAACCGTAAAAGCGCTTCCTTTCTTTTTTGATCCACGCCTGGCACACCCGTAA
- a CDS encoding antitoxin Xre-like helix-turn-helix domain-containing protein produces the protein MRTWSPDQKPAENALWRFAGFPANRGLKLVQMLNEGLPVSILDNIHEWTEMSRSDILRVTGINERNVARRKSAGRTLTPEESERIARLVRVVDAAVQFFGSKKMAWDWLETPVRGLGNVAPISLIATESGALEVTDLLGRLEHGVFA, from the coding sequence ATGAGAACCTGGAGCCCGGATCAAAAACCAGCCGAAAATGCACTCTGGCGCTTTGCCGGTTTCCCCGCCAACAGAGGACTAAAACTCGTTCAGATGTTGAACGAAGGCTTGCCAGTCAGCATTCTCGACAATATTCATGAATGGACAGAAATGTCCCGCTCCGACATCCTGCGCGTCACGGGTATCAATGAACGCAATGTTGCGCGTCGCAAAAGCGCCGGCCGTACACTCACACCGGAAGAAAGTGAGCGTATTGCGCGTTTAGTAAGGGTTGTTGATGCTGCGGTACAGTTTTTCGGTAGCAAAAAGATGGCGTGGGACTGGCTGGAAACCCCCGTTCGCGGCCTTGGCAATGTGGCGCCAATTTCGCTGATTGCCACTGAAAGTGGCGCGCTGGAGGTGACCGACCTGCTCGGCAGGCTGGAACACGGAGTGTTTGCGTGA
- a CDS encoding diguanylate cyclase has product MEQVGHNHHSLLLTEWQVLLQQTPPQVHDILSALADEEIRHLVNVFYDYMLSHSESELFLNTEQVSTRLSHSMFHWLRSVLGSAKEDIEQLLEKQREIGIVHARIGLPIDLVARGARKLKNELYDLLQAKATIPPLLLSQTLCFSSLAMDTAIEAMTVSYSPGYQNSMQAQEQYRLLSIYDDVNVERERQISALTSWENQFIYNIATGLPAADLIYLSESDFGMWFSHKGKHLLGNPKMLANMDTLINQADERITRALTAEQSPEMEPRMAVLQTVRQLTGQIHRLLVAMFDALVELENGKDPLTQLLNRRFIPTIMRREISLALNVRKPFILAMLDIDHFKRINDSFGHSAGDITLKTVAAAIYDHFRSSDYVFRYGGEEFMVLLVESDLLQAKIILEALRQKIAALTIEVTPAQHFSVTVSIGVAGFDYHPDYKRLIDKADRALYVAKSHGRNRIETSVI; this is encoded by the coding sequence ATGGAACAGGTTGGACACAATCATCACTCATTACTTCTCACAGAGTGGCAGGTCTTACTGCAGCAAACGCCACCGCAAGTACACGATATTCTGTCTGCCCTGGCCGATGAGGAAATTCGCCATCTGGTTAATGTTTTTTATGACTACATGCTTTCGCACAGTGAAAGTGAGCTGTTTTTAAACACTGAACAGGTCAGTACACGCCTTAGCCATAGTATGTTTCACTGGCTGCGCAGCGTGTTGGGTAGTGCGAAAGAGGACATCGAACAACTTCTGGAAAAACAGCGGGAAATTGGCATCGTTCATGCGCGTATTGGTTTACCGATCGACCTTGTCGCTCGGGGAGCGCGTAAGCTGAAAAATGAACTTTATGATTTATTACAAGCAAAAGCGACGATTCCCCCCTTATTACTCAGCCAAACCCTTTGCTTTAGCAGCCTGGCAATGGATACCGCGATAGAAGCCATGACCGTTTCATATTCGCCAGGTTATCAGAATTCAATGCAGGCACAGGAACAGTACCGCCTGTTATCCATTTATGATGATGTGAATGTTGAGCGCGAGCGACAGATTAGCGCCCTGACCAGCTGGGAAAACCAGTTTATCTACAATATCGCCACCGGATTGCCCGCAGCGGATCTGATTTACCTGTCGGAATCGGATTTCGGCATGTGGTTTTCTCATAAAGGTAAGCATCTGCTGGGCAATCCGAAGATGCTGGCTAACATGGATACACTCATTAATCAAGCTGACGAGCGCATTACTCGGGCGCTTACGGCAGAACAATCGCCGGAGATGGAGCCACGAATGGCGGTGTTGCAGACAGTACGCCAGCTTACCGGGCAAATCCACCGTCTGCTTGTCGCGATGTTCGATGCGCTGGTAGAGCTGGAAAATGGCAAAGATCCACTGACGCAACTGCTTAACCGCCGCTTTATTCCCACCATTATGCGCCGGGAGATCTCGCTGGCACTGAATGTGCGTAAACCCTTTATTCTGGCGATGCTGGACATTGATCACTTTAAGAGAATCAACGACAGCTTCGGGCACAGCGCGGGGGATATAACGCTCAAAACGGTAGCCGCTGCCATCTATGATCACTTCCGCAGCAGTGATTACGTATTCCGCTACGGCGGTGAAGAGTTTATGGTGCTGCTGGTCGAATCTGACCTGTTACAGGCGAAGATCATTCTGGAAGCGCTGCGGCAGAAAATCGCCGCGTTGACGATTGAAGTCACACCCGCACAACACTTCTCGGTCACCGTTAGCATTGGCGTCGCCGGGTTTGATTACCACCCGGATTACAAGCGTTTAATTGATAAAGCGGATCGTGCGCTTTATGTTGCTAAAAGCCACGGGCGCAATCGTATCGAAACCAGCGTTATTTGA
- the lrp gene encoding leucine-responsive transcriptional regulator Lrp: protein MVDSKKRPGKDLDRIDRNILNELQKDGRISNVELSKRVGLSPTPCLERVRRLERQGFIQGYTALLNPHYLDASLLVFVEITLNRGAPDVFEQFNAAVQKLEEIQECHLVSGDFDYLLKTRVPDMSAYRKLLGETLLRLPGVNDTRTYVVMEEVKQSNRLVIKTR from the coding sequence ATGGTAGATAGCAAGAAGCGCCCTGGCAAAGATCTCGACCGCATCGATCGTAATATTCTGAACGAATTGCAAAAAGATGGGCGTATTTCCAACGTCGAGCTTTCTAAACGAGTGGGGCTTTCCCCAACGCCATGCCTTGAGCGTGTGCGCAGGCTGGAAAGACAAGGGTTTATTCAGGGCTATACGGCGCTGCTGAACCCGCATTATCTGGATGCATCACTTCTGGTATTTGTTGAGATTACTCTGAATCGTGGCGCGCCGGATGTGTTTGAACAATTCAATGCTGCCGTGCAAAAACTTGAAGAGATTCAAGAGTGTCATCTGGTTTCAGGCGATTTCGACTATCTGTTGAAGACGCGAGTACCGGATATGTCGGCTTACCGCAAACTGTTAGGGGAAACCCTGCTGCGTCTGCCGGGCGTTAACGACACCCGCACATATGTGGTAATGGAAGAAGTCAAACAGAGCAATCGTCTGGTAATTAAGACGCGCTAA
- the aat gene encoding leucyl/phenylalanyl-tRNA--protein transferase → MRLVQLSRHSIAFPSPEAALREPNGLLALGGDLSPARLLMAYQRGIFPWFSPGDPILWWSPDPRAVLWPETFHVSRSMKRFHKTSPYRVTLNHAFGQVIDGCSQDRDEGTWITPDVVMAYHRLHELGHAHSIEVWEGNELVGGMYGVSQGALFCGESMFSRRVNASKTALLVFSGEFVRMGGELIDCQVLNSHTASLGAIEIPRRDYLLHLEKMRKLPLPSHFWVPRTLFSSL, encoded by the coding sequence ATGCGCCTGGTGCAGCTCTCTCGTCATTCTATCGCTTTTCCTTCGCCCGAAGCGGCGTTGCGTGAACCCAATGGACTGCTGGCGCTGGGCGGCGATCTCAGTCCGGCGCGTTTGTTAATGGCCTACCAGCGCGGTATCTTCCCCTGGTTCTCGCCTGGCGACCCAATTCTGTGGTGGTCGCCCGATCCGCGCGCCGTGCTGTGGCCGGAAACCTTTCATGTCAGCCGCAGCATGAAGCGTTTTCATAAAACCTCTCCCTATCGCGTAACGCTGAATCATGCTTTTGGTCAGGTGATCGATGGCTGCTCGCAGGATCGCGATGAGGGCACGTGGATAACGCCTGACGTGGTGATGGCTTATCATCGCCTCCATGAGCTGGGGCATGCGCACTCGATTGAAGTCTGGGAAGGTAACGAGTTGGTGGGTGGGATGTATGGCGTGTCACAAGGTGCGCTGTTCTGCGGTGAATCAATGTTTAGTCGCCGTGTAAATGCCTCCAAAACAGCATTGCTTGTTTTTAGCGGCGAATTTGTACGCATGGGCGGCGAGTTAATTGATTGCCAGGTGCTGAATAGCCATACTGCATCGCTCGGCGCCATTGAGATCCCGCGGCGGGATTATCTTTTACACCTCGAGAAAATGCGCAAACTTCCGCTCCCTTCCCACTTCTGGGTGCCCCGAACGCTGTTTTCATCGCTCTGA
- the cydD gene encoding cysteine/glutathione ABC transporter permease/ATP-binding protein CydD, translating into MNKTRQQELTRWLKQQSIISRRWLTLSRLLGVVSGVLIVAQAWIMARILNHMIMENIPREALLLPFTLLVLIFILRSWVVWLRERVGFHAGAHIRFEIRRQVLDRLHQAGPAWIQGKPAGSWATLILEQIDDMHDFYARYLPQMALAASVPLLIVITLFPINWAAALILLGTAPLIPLFMAMVGMGAADANRRNFKALARLSGHFLDRLRGMETLRIFGRGAAETENIRHASQDFRSRTMEVLRMAFLSSGVLEFFTSLSIALVAVYFGFSYLGELNFGHYGAGVTLFAGFLALILAPEFFQPLRDLGTFYHAKAQAIGAADSLKTFMEAPLAHPQRGDITLKTDEPVTLTASDLLLKSPEGAVLAGPLNFSLSAGQRVVVVGRSGSGKSSLINVLSGFLPYEGSLRVNGIELSELDPDSWREAISWVGQNPQLPATTLRENVLLSRPTASDAELQAVLDKAWVSEFLPLLPEGLETQPGDQAVRLSVGQAQRVAVARALLSPCKLLLLDEPSASLDAHSEQRVMHALTDASRQQTTLMVTHQLENLADWDAIWVMQDGQIMEQGSYAELVAAQGIFADLLAHRQEEI; encoded by the coding sequence ATGAATAAAACCCGTCAACAAGAACTGACCCGCTGGTTAAAACAGCAAAGTATTATTTCCCGTCGCTGGCTGACGCTCTCCCGCCTGCTCGGCGTGGTCAGCGGCGTGCTGATCGTCGCGCAAGCCTGGATTATGGCGCGTATTCTGAACCATATGATTATGGAGAATATCCCGCGCGAAGCCCTGTTACTGCCGTTCACCTTGCTGGTTCTGATTTTTATCCTGCGCAGTTGGGTAGTCTGGCTACGTGAACGTGTCGGTTTCCATGCAGGTGCGCATATTCGCTTCGAAATTCGCCGTCAGGTTCTTGATCGACTGCATCAGGCCGGTCCGGCGTGGATCCAGGGAAAACCCGCAGGAAGTTGGGCCACGCTGATACTTGAGCAAATCGATGATATGCACGATTTCTACGCCCGCTACCTGCCGCAAATGGCGCTGGCGGCGAGCGTTCCGCTGCTGATTGTTATTACCCTGTTCCCGATTAACTGGGCTGCGGCGTTAATATTGCTGGGTACAGCTCCGTTAATTCCGCTCTTTATGGCGATGGTCGGAATGGGCGCGGCGGATGCAAACCGTCGTAACTTCAAAGCGCTGGCGCGCCTGAGCGGCCACTTCCTTGACCGCTTACGTGGAATGGAAACGCTACGCATTTTTGGCCGCGGTGCTGCGGAAACAGAAAATATTCGTCATGCCTCGCAGGATTTTCGCAGCCGCACCATGGAAGTGCTGCGCATGGCCTTCTTATCTTCCGGCGTGCTGGAGTTCTTCACCTCGTTATCGATTGCATTGGTGGCGGTCTACTTCGGTTTTTCCTATCTTGGCGAGCTGAATTTTGGCCACTACGGGGCTGGCGTAACCCTGTTCGCCGGTTTTCTCGCGTTAATTTTGGCACCGGAGTTCTTCCAGCCGCTGCGCGATCTCGGTACCTTTTATCACGCTAAAGCCCAGGCGATTGGCGCAGCGGATAGCCTGAAAACCTTTATGGAAGCGCCACTCGCACATCCGCAACGAGGTGATATCACGCTGAAAACCGATGAGCCGGTAACACTGACGGCGAGCGATTTGCTGCTGAAATCTCCCGAAGGCGCAGTACTCGCCGGGCCGCTCAATTTTTCCCTGTCCGCTGGTCAGCGCGTTGTCGTGGTAGGAAGAAGCGGCTCTGGCAAGAGTTCGCTTATCAATGTACTTTCCGGTTTTCTGCCTTATGAAGGTTCATTGCGCGTTAACGGCATCGAACTGAGTGAGTTAGATCCGGATAGCTGGCGCGAAGCGATAAGTTGGGTTGGGCAAAATCCGCAACTTCCCGCCACCACGTTGCGCGAAAATGTGCTGCTGTCACGCCCCACTGCCAGCGATGCAGAGCTGCAAGCCGTTCTGGATAAAGCCTGGGTCAGCGAGTTTCTGCCACTGCTGCCAGAGGGACTGGAAACACAGCCTGGCGATCAGGCGGTACGCCTCTCTGTTGGTCAGGCGCAGCGTGTGGCCGTTGCCCGTGCGCTGCTCTCTCCCTGCAAACTGTTGTTGTTGGATGAACCTTCCGCCAGCCTTGATGCCCACAGTGAGCAACGCGTAATGCATGCACTTACCGATGCCTCACGCCAGCAAACGACTCTGATGGTGACGCACCAGTTAGAAAACCTGGCTGACTGGGATGCTATCTGGGTAATGCAGGATGGCCAGATTATGGAACAAGGCAGCTACGCCGAACTCGTTGCTGCGCAGGGGATTTTTGCGGATCTCCTTGCCCATCGCCAGGAGGAGATTTAA
- the infA gene encoding translation initiation factor IF-1, with product MAKEDNIEMQGTVLETLPNTMFRVELENGHVVTAHISGKMRKNYIRILTGDKVTVELTPYDLSKGRIVFRSR from the coding sequence ATGGCCAAAGAAGACAATATTGAAATGCAGGGTACCGTTCTTGAAACGTTGCCTAATACGATGTTCCGCGTAGAACTGGAAAACGGTCACGTGGTCACTGCGCATATCTCCGGTAAAATGCGTAAAAACTACATCCGCATTCTGACGGGCGATAAAGTGACTGTGGAACTGACCCCGTACGACCTGAGCAAAGGCCGCATTGTCTTCCGTAGCCGCTAA